In Synechococcus sp. CB0101, a genomic segment contains:
- a CDS encoding Spx/MgsR family RNA polymerase-binding regulatory protein, producing MSQRLRIYSYPQCGTCRKALQWLAQQGFSVSEGNLELVNITEQPPSLEELSTAFAQLGRKRLFNTSGQSYRALGSATVAAMDDTAALAALAADGKLIKRPFAITAAGTALVGFKPEEWQSALM from the coding sequence GTGAGCCAACGGCTCCGGATCTACAGCTACCCCCAGTGCGGCACATGCCGCAAAGCCCTGCAATGGCTTGCCCAGCAGGGCTTTTCTGTGTCTGAGGGCAACCTGGAACTGGTGAACATCACCGAGCAGCCCCCCAGCCTTGAGGAGCTCAGCACCGCCTTTGCGCAACTCGGGCGTAAGCGGCTGTTCAACACCAGTGGCCAGAGCTATCGGGCCCTGGGCAGCGCCACCGTGGCCGCCATGGATGACACCGCAGCCTTAGCGGCCCTGGCGGCTGACGGAAAGCTGATCAAGCGCCCCTTCGCCATCACCGCCGCTGGCACCGCCCTGGTGGGGTTCAAGCCGGAGGAGTGGCAGTCGGCTCTGATGTGA
- the lepB gene encoding signal peptidase I: MSSTDQDAPESQAGQEPSTPQESPWVFWRGVLITLGVALGVRQTVIEARYIPSGSMLPGLQLQDRLLVEKLSYRSRAPQRGEIVVFHAPHHFDPVLKANHQAGPLRCLLVNLPLVNLVPGLQEPACDAYIKRVVAVAGDRVVINPRGEVTVNGQRLKEPYVSNYCAVDEQGMSLCRTLNATVPPGHVLVLGDNRANSWDGRYWPGGAFLPETEIIGRAFWRFWPLGTAGDLKSNDPLKPQKPSSAPAQG, encoded by the coding sequence TTGTCCAGCACCGATCAAGACGCGCCCGAATCGCAGGCAGGCCAGGAACCCAGCACGCCACAGGAAAGTCCCTGGGTGTTCTGGCGTGGTGTGCTGATCACCCTGGGCGTGGCGCTCGGCGTCCGTCAGACCGTGATTGAGGCGCGCTACATCCCATCGGGTTCGATGCTGCCGGGGCTGCAGCTGCAGGATCGGCTGCTGGTGGAAAAGCTGAGCTACCGCAGCCGTGCTCCCCAGCGGGGCGAGATCGTGGTGTTTCACGCGCCACACCATTTCGACCCGGTACTCAAGGCCAACCACCAGGCGGGCCCGCTGCGCTGCCTGCTGGTGAATTTGCCGCTGGTGAACCTGGTGCCGGGCCTGCAGGAGCCAGCCTGCGACGCCTACATCAAACGCGTGGTGGCCGTGGCCGGCGACCGGGTGGTGATCAACCCGCGCGGTGAAGTAACGGTGAACGGCCAGCGGCTCAAGGAGCCCTATGTGAGCAACTACTGCGCGGTGGACGAGCAGGGCATGAGCCTCTGCCGCACCCTCAATGCCACGGTGCCCCCGGGCCACGTGCTGGTGCTGGGCGATAACCGCGCCAACAGCTGGGATGGCCGCTACTGGCCCGGGGGGGCCTTCCTACCGGAAACGGAGATCATCGGCCGGGCCTTCTGGCGCTTCTGGCCGCTGGGCACCGCCGGCGATTTGAAGAGCAACGACCCGCTTAAACCGCAGAAGCCTTCCAGCGCTCCAGCTCAGGGATGA
- a CDS encoding dihydroorotase: protein MTSKPEQPLLLHQVQLLEAEGAELRRCDVLIQAGRIAAIGAEAAQQAAACEARVLEAQEWLLAPPLVDPHSELEDPATGSAETLASLERSALAAGYGTVALLPRAYSWRDRPERLQGLVPLGRLQLLLWGSFSHRAGGTELAAHADQLAAGAIGLAEADQIPPLALLERGFTLAECGRAPLLLAPRDPSLSQGGFVREGVEALRAGWPTDPCISETLPLQSLLAMAQRHPARRLQLMNLSTAEGVALLRELPEHQRPEATVCWWHLLADSGSLDPIAEGWRVVPPLGTPNDRRALQQALADGVITAVAVHHQALDAEEQLLPLDQRKPGVAGHRSVLPGLWQELVVQRGWTAAQLWRVLCFAPARLLGLEPPSLSLGSDQWVLFDPNRQWIPTDDPWGPLAANQPGAAGPLTGQVLASGLIPELERWKASAV from the coding sequence ATGACCTCCAAGCCCGAGCAGCCGTTGCTGCTGCACCAGGTTCAGCTGCTCGAGGCGGAGGGGGCTGAGCTGCGCCGCTGTGATGTGCTCATCCAGGCGGGGCGGATCGCCGCCATCGGTGCGGAAGCGGCCCAGCAGGCAGCGGCCTGTGAGGCGAGGGTGCTCGAGGCCCAGGAGTGGTTGCTGGCACCGCCTTTGGTGGATCCCCATTCCGAGCTGGAGGATCCAGCCACGGGATCCGCCGAAACCCTGGCTTCCCTGGAGCGTTCTGCCCTGGCCGCCGGTTACGGCACCGTGGCACTGCTGCCGCGGGCCTACAGCTGGCGTGATCGCCCTGAACGCTTGCAGGGGCTGGTGCCCCTCGGGCGGCTCCAACTGCTGCTCTGGGGCAGCTTCAGCCATCGCGCCGGGGGTACGGAGCTTGCGGCCCATGCCGATCAGCTGGCTGCCGGAGCGATCGGCCTGGCCGAAGCCGATCAGATCCCCCCTTTGGCGCTGCTGGAGCGTGGCTTCACCCTGGCGGAATGCGGCCGTGCGCCGCTGCTGCTGGCTCCCCGAGATCCCAGCCTCAGCCAGGGGGGCTTCGTGCGCGAAGGGGTTGAAGCGCTGCGCGCCGGCTGGCCCACCGATCCCTGCATCAGCGAAACCCTGCCGCTGCAGAGCCTGCTGGCCATGGCCCAGCGCCATCCAGCACGGCGCCTGCAGCTGATGAATCTCTCCACGGCAGAGGGCGTGGCTCTGTTGCGGGAGCTGCCGGAGCACCAGCGGCCCGAAGCCACGGTGTGCTGGTGGCACCTGCTGGCGGACAGCGGCAGCCTCGATCCGATCGCGGAGGGCTGGCGCGTGGTGCCGCCCCTCGGCACTCCCAACGACCGCCGGGCGTTGCAGCAGGCCCTGGCCGATGGCGTGATCACGGCCGTGGCCGTGCACCACCAGGCGCTCGATGCCGAGGAGCAGCTGCTGCCGCTGGATCAGCGCAAGCCAGGGGTGGCGGGCCATCGCAGCGTGTTGCCTGGCCTCTGGCAGGAGCTCGTGGTGCAGCGTGGCTGGACTGCTGCCCAGCTCTGGAGGGTGCTGTGTTTTGCTCCGGCTCGATTGCTGGGGCTTGAGCCCCCCAGCCTCAGCCTGGGCAGCGACCAATGGGTGCTGTTCGATCCAAACCGCCAGTGGATCCCCACGGACGACCCCTGGGGACCACTGGCCGCCAATCAACCGGGAGCGGCCGGCCCCCTCACGGGGCAGGTGCTGGCCAGTGGGCTCATCCCTGAGCTGGAGCGCTGGAAGGCTTCTGCGGTTTAA
- a CDS encoding 2-carboxy-D-arabinitol-1-phosphatase: MSLRILLVRHGLSSFNLEHRIQGRDDLSSLTEEGVKQALATGEALRDVPITAAYSSPLRRAHDTATALLAAHGGGLEPQLDDDLMEVDLAPWSGLLSTDVQERFPEAYHTWKQHPEQLQLQRGDGSSYAPIPELMDQARRFVDRLLAQHSPASSSAQTVLVVGHNAILRCLLLSLLGLDATCFRRLRVDNASLSVLNLSAEPDGGVSVQIESLNGTTHLHGEVCGGRLPAKGAGPRLLLVRHGETDWNRQGRFQGQIDIPLNENGRAQAAAAGDFLRKVAFQRAYTSSMSRPRQTAEGILRHHPGVPLTSVRDLVEIGHGEWEGCLESEISQGWGELLAAWKSAPETVQMPDGETIHDVWDRSLRGWNTIAASLHSDETALVVAHDAVNKTILCALLGLSPGDIWAVKQGNGGVTVIDYPHGPDQPPVVVCLNQTAHLGGVLDRTAAGAL, encoded by the coding sequence GTGTCTCTCCGGATCCTGCTGGTTCGCCATGGGTTGAGCAGCTTCAACCTCGAGCACCGCATTCAGGGCCGCGACGATTTGTCGAGCCTCACCGAGGAGGGCGTGAAGCAGGCCCTGGCCACCGGTGAAGCCCTGAGGGATGTGCCGATCACGGCGGCCTACAGCTCCCCGCTGCGCCGTGCCCATGACACCGCCACGGCACTGCTCGCCGCCCATGGTGGTGGCCTGGAGCCCCAGCTCGACGACGATCTGATGGAGGTGGACCTCGCCCCCTGGAGCGGCTTGCTCAGCACGGATGTGCAGGAGCGTTTCCCCGAGGCTTACCACACCTGGAAGCAGCACCCCGAACAGTTGCAGCTCCAGCGCGGTGATGGCAGCAGCTATGCCCCGATCCCTGAGTTGATGGATCAGGCGCGGCGCTTTGTCGATCGCCTGCTCGCCCAGCACAGCCCCGCCAGCTCTTCAGCCCAGACCGTGCTGGTGGTGGGGCACAACGCGATCCTGCGTTGCCTGCTGCTCAGCCTGTTGGGCCTCGATGCCACTTGCTTCCGCCGCCTGCGCGTTGATAACGCCTCCCTCTCGGTACTCAACCTCAGCGCCGAGCCTGATGGCGGTGTGTCGGTGCAGATCGAGTCGCTCAACGGCACCACCCACCTCCACGGCGAGGTGTGCGGCGGACGCCTCCCCGCTAAAGGGGCCGGTCCGCGGCTGCTGCTGGTGCGCCATGGCGAAACCGACTGGAACCGCCAGGGCCGCTTCCAGGGCCAGATCGATATTCCCCTCAACGAGAACGGCCGCGCCCAGGCCGCTGCGGCCGGCGACTTCCTGCGCAAGGTGGCGTTCCAGAGGGCTTACACCAGCTCGATGTCGCGCCCGCGCCAAACGGCTGAAGGCATCCTCCGCCACCATCCCGGCGTTCCGCTCACCAGCGTGCGCGATCTGGTGGAAATCGGCCACGGTGAATGGGAAGGCTGCCTGGAATCAGAGATCTCGCAGGGCTGGGGTGAGCTGCTGGCTGCCTGGAAGAGCGCCCCGGAAACCGTGCAGATGCCCGATGGCGAAACCATCCACGACGTGTGGGACCGCTCGCTGCGGGGCTGGAACACCATCGCTGCCAGCTTGCACAGCGATGAAACGGCTCTGGTGGTGGCCCACGACGCCGTGAACAAAACGATCCTCTGTGCCTTGCTGGGCCTCAGCCCGGGCGACATCTGGGCCGTTAAACAGGGCAATGGTGGCGTCACCGTGATCGACTACCCCCACGGGCCCGATCAGCCGCCGGTGGTGGTGTGTCTGAACCAGACGGCCCATCTTGGGGGTGTTCTGGATCGCACTGCCGCCGGCGCTCTATGA
- a CDS encoding CPBP family intramembrane glutamic endopeptidase, with protein sequence MTGANRPSGRPEGAAPGWKVALALVSLALSLLLWLNGLIDSLSRPSVGNDLNRRQLELAVLAEPELSGPLRNVLAGRNPTETLRQAIADELQEAREAGRTPDPDLLLEQALLLRRQGQRQASDALLAELASGSGPQADVARALLEPEPVAGGVPNAALIGALPPGGLLRTWSCEALAPGPDCGAAGASRQAALQLIAVSVLPVALLVVGSGTLLRELWQRWRGKTADVPPLQGPSLSGLDAVLLIAGGFVVVGELLTPLLVGPLIAGLLQQLEVTSPLREGISVVSLYLALMTGPLLILALMLRGKGEAGWLQFRWSPLGLNVRQALKGLLMVLPLVSLVGWLQGQLWGDPGGSNPLLELVLNSHNVPALACFGFTAVVLAPLFEETIFRGALLPVAGRKLGAAGGILLSGAVFAVAHLSLGELLPLLVLGIGLGWVRWSSGRLGSCVLMHALWNGLTFANLVVLGW encoded by the coding sequence GTGACAGGAGCCAACAGGCCCAGCGGCCGACCGGAAGGGGCAGCTCCGGGCTGGAAGGTGGCCTTGGCCCTGGTGAGCCTGGCCCTCAGCCTGCTGCTCTGGCTCAACGGCCTGATCGACAGCCTCAGCAGGCCTTCGGTGGGGAACGACCTCAACCGCCGCCAGCTGGAACTGGCGGTGCTGGCCGAACCCGAGCTGAGCGGCCCCCTGCGCAACGTGCTGGCCGGCCGGAACCCCACGGAAACCCTGCGCCAAGCCATCGCCGATGAGCTCCAGGAGGCGCGCGAGGCGGGCCGCACCCCCGATCCCGATCTGCTCCTGGAACAGGCCCTGCTGTTGCGCCGCCAGGGGCAACGCCAGGCCTCTGATGCCCTGCTGGCGGAGCTGGCCAGCGGCAGCGGCCCCCAAGCCGACGTAGCCAGGGCTCTGCTTGAGCCGGAGCCAGTGGCTGGTGGTGTGCCAAACGCCGCCTTGATCGGCGCCCTGCCCCCGGGAGGATTGCTGCGCACCTGGAGCTGTGAGGCCCTAGCCCCCGGACCCGATTGCGGCGCTGCAGGGGCAAGCCGCCAAGCCGCTCTTCAGCTGATCGCCGTCAGCGTGCTGCCGGTGGCGTTGCTCGTGGTTGGCAGTGGCACCCTGCTGCGGGAGCTCTGGCAGCGCTGGCGCGGCAAGACGGCTGACGTGCCACCCCTGCAAGGCCCTTCGCTCAGCGGCCTGGATGCGGTGCTGTTGATCGCCGGCGGCTTCGTGGTGGTCGGCGAGCTGCTCACGCCGCTGCTCGTGGGCCCCCTGATCGCCGGCCTGCTGCAACAGCTGGAGGTCACCAGCCCGCTGCGGGAAGGGATCAGCGTGGTGAGCCTCTATCTGGCTCTGATGACTGGCCCCTTGCTGATCCTGGCGCTGATGCTGCGGGGCAAAGGGGAAGCGGGCTGGCTGCAGTTCCGCTGGAGCCCCCTGGGCTTGAACGTCCGCCAGGCGCTGAAGGGGTTGTTGATGGTGCTGCCGCTGGTGAGCCTGGTGGGATGGCTGCAAGGCCAGCTCTGGGGCGATCCGGGCGGCAGCAATCCACTGCTGGAGCTGGTGCTCAATAGCCATAACGTGCCGGCCCTGGCTTGCTTCGGCTTCACGGCAGTTGTGCTGGCGCCTTTGTTTGAAGAAACAATCTTCCGCGGCGCTCTGCTGCCGGTGGCCGGGCGCAAGCTGGGGGCCGCTGGCGGCATCCTGCTCAGTGGAGCGGTGTTTGCCGTGGCGCACCTCAGCCTTGGTGAGCTGCTGCCCCTGCTGGTGCTCGGGATCGGGCTCGGCTGGGTGCGCTGGAGCAGCGGGCGCCTGGGCAGCTGCGTGCTGATGCACGCCCTCTGGAACGGCCTCACCTTCGCCAACCTGGTGGTGCTGGGGTGGTAA
- a CDS encoding penicillin-binding protein 2 has product MAVHRLDNRRPAPRTSSSGRQRRVLTLSPVPAGRLWAVYLLMAAGLCGLALRLAWVQVVQGPELLDRARAVQTQTITPLGRRRTIVDRQGSLVALDEERFTLWAHPRYFAFPGDDIGKLRSPLDVARKLSSVLALPMADLVRTMEGRKSGVKLSTDLDPETAQRVRELGISGIDLEPYPQRVYPQGNLFANVVGFLNLERVPQAGLEQSRNSDLRRHEATRQLRRGADGTPLPDGLKAGVLYGDDLRLQLTLDARLQQVAQMALSKQVKQWKAKRGVALVMDVRNGELLALASTPTYDPNQFWKFKPGLFREWSVQDLYEPGSTFKPINLAIALQENAIDPAGKVNDNGQLTIGGWPIFNHDRKGNGVIDFPTVLQVSSNVAMVKAMQRVKPAKFWNWLHALGIDTKPDTDLPGAVAGQLKSLETFRTQPIEPATAAFGQGFNLTPLKLLQLHAMLSNGGKLVSPHITRGLRSGDDLAPAPAANGLQLIRPEIAQTVLNWMETVVEKGSGKGTYIPGHRIGGKTGTAQKAENGVYIAGARITSFVAHLPINDPRYVVLVVVDEPKGANAYGSTVAVPVARQIIESLLVIEKIPPSKPVAG; this is encoded by the coding sequence ATGGCGGTTCACCGCCTCGACAACCGCCGGCCCGCCCCCCGCACCAGCAGCAGTGGACGCCAGCGGCGGGTCTTAACCCTGAGCCCTGTGCCCGCAGGCCGCCTCTGGGCCGTGTACCTGCTGATGGCCGCGGGCCTGTGTGGCCTGGCGCTGCGACTGGCCTGGGTGCAGGTGGTGCAGGGGCCCGAGCTGCTGGATCGCGCCCGGGCGGTGCAAACCCAAACCATCACCCCCCTGGGCCGGCGCCGCACGATCGTGGATCGCCAGGGCAGCCTCGTGGCCCTCGATGAGGAGCGCTTCACCCTCTGGGCGCACCCCCGCTACTTCGCCTTCCCCGGCGACGACATCGGCAAGCTGCGCAGCCCCCTGGATGTGGCCCGCAAGCTCTCCAGCGTGCTCGCCCTGCCCATGGCCGATCTGGTGCGCACCATGGAAGGCCGCAAATCGGGCGTGAAGCTCAGCACCGATCTGGATCCGGAAACGGCGCAGCGGGTACGTGAGCTCGGCATCAGCGGCATCGATCTCGAGCCCTACCCCCAGCGGGTGTACCCGCAGGGCAACCTCTTCGCCAACGTGGTGGGCTTCCTCAACCTGGAGCGGGTGCCCCAGGCCGGCCTCGAGCAGAGCCGCAACAGCGACCTGCGTCGCCATGAAGCCACCCGTCAGCTCCGCCGCGGAGCCGATGGCACGCCCTTACCCGATGGACTCAAGGCTGGTGTGCTCTACGGCGACGATCTGCGCCTACAGCTCACCCTCGATGCGCGGCTGCAGCAGGTGGCCCAGATGGCGCTCAGCAAACAGGTGAAGCAATGGAAGGCCAAACGCGGTGTGGCGTTGGTGATGGATGTGCGCAATGGCGAACTGCTGGCGCTGGCCTCCACCCCCACTTACGACCCAAATCAGTTCTGGAAGTTCAAGCCAGGCCTGTTCCGCGAATGGTCGGTGCAAGACCTCTACGAACCGGGGTCGACGTTCAAACCGATCAACCTGGCCATCGCCCTGCAGGAAAACGCCATCGACCCAGCCGGCAAGGTGAATGACAACGGTCAACTCACCATCGGCGGCTGGCCGATCTTCAACCACGACCGCAAAGGCAACGGCGTGATCGATTTCCCCACGGTGCTGCAGGTGTCGAGCAACGTGGCGATGGTGAAGGCGATGCAGCGTGTGAAGCCCGCCAAGTTCTGGAACTGGTTGCACGCCCTGGGCATTGACACCAAGCCCGATACCGACCTCCCAGGAGCCGTGGCCGGCCAGCTGAAGAGCCTGGAGACGTTCCGAACCCAGCCGATCGAACCGGCAACAGCGGCCTTCGGCCAGGGCTTCAACCTCACGCCGTTGAAGCTGCTGCAGCTGCACGCCATGCTCTCCAACGGCGGCAAGCTGGTGAGCCCCCACATCACCCGTGGCCTGCGCTCCGGCGACGATCTGGCACCGGCTCCGGCAGCCAACGGCCTGCAATTGATCCGCCCGGAAATCGCCCAAACGGTGTTGAACTGGATGGAAACCGTGGTGGAGAAGGGCAGCGGCAAAGGCACCTACATCCCAGGCCACCGCATCGGCGGCAAAACCGGCACCGCCCAGAAAGCCGAAAACGGGGTGTACATCGCCGGGGCGCGGATCACCAGCTTTGTGGCCCACCTCCCGATCAATGACCCGCGCTATGTGGTGCTGGTGGTGGTGGATGAACCCAAAGGAGCCAATGCTTACGGATCCACGGTGGCTGTGCCCGTGGCGCGCCAGATCATTGAATCGCTGCTGGTGATTGAGAAGATCCCACCCAGCAAGCCGGTGGCCGGCTGA
- a CDS encoding transaldolase: protein MANLLDQLAAMTVVVADTGDIDAIRQFTPRDATTNPSLILAAAQIPTYQNLIDRSLQQSREVCGAAAPAEEVVREALDEICVTFGTEILKIVPGRVSTEVDARLSFDTEATITKARKLIGLYRQVGIGRDRVLIKIASTWEGIKAAEVLEKEGIHCNLTLLFSFAQAVAAAEAGVTLISPFVGRILDWYKKSTGRDSYPGPEDPGVVSVTQIFNYFKTYGYKTEVMGASFRNVDEIIELAGCDLLTISPKLLDQLRHSEGELTRKLNAFNPGPTEEQLHLDRQGFEAMMHKDPMATEKLQEGITGFSRAIETLEAQLAHRLGELEGASAFQHAAQEIFLLNDLDGDGCITREEWLGSDAVFDALDTDHDGRLMPADVRGGLGAALAISGS from the coding sequence ATGGCCAACCTGCTTGATCAACTGGCCGCCATGACCGTGGTGGTCGCCGACACCGGTGACATCGACGCCATCCGTCAGTTCACACCGCGGGACGCCACCACCAACCCCTCGTTGATCCTGGCGGCGGCACAAATCCCCACCTATCAGAACCTGATCGATCGCTCCCTGCAGCAATCCCGCGAAGTGTGCGGTGCTGCAGCACCGGCTGAAGAGGTCGTGCGTGAGGCCCTCGATGAGATCTGCGTCACCTTCGGCACCGAGATCCTGAAGATCGTGCCCGGGCGGGTGTCCACCGAAGTGGATGCACGTCTCAGCTTCGATACCGAAGCCACAATCACCAAAGCCCGCAAGCTGATCGGCCTTTACCGCCAGGTCGGCATCGGCCGCGATCGCGTATTGATCAAGATCGCCTCCACCTGGGAGGGAATCAAAGCGGCTGAAGTGCTGGAGAAGGAGGGCATTCACTGCAACCTCACCCTGCTGTTCAGCTTCGCCCAGGCTGTGGCTGCTGCCGAAGCGGGCGTCACGCTGATCTCTCCCTTCGTGGGCCGCATCCTGGATTGGTACAAGAAGAGCACCGGCCGCGACAGCTACCCCGGACCGGAAGATCCCGGCGTGGTTTCGGTGACGCAGATCTTCAACTACTTCAAAACCTACGGCTACAAAACCGAGGTGATGGGTGCGAGCTTCCGCAACGTCGATGAAATCATCGAGCTGGCGGGCTGCGATCTGCTCACCATCTCCCCCAAACTGCTGGATCAGCTCCGACATAGCGAAGGGGAACTCACCCGCAAGCTCAACGCCTTCAATCCCGGCCCCACCGAGGAGCAACTGCACCTTGATCGCCAGGGTTTCGAGGCGATGATGCACAAGGATCCGATGGCGACCGAAAAACTGCAGGAGGGCATCACCGGCTTCTCTCGCGCCATCGAAACGCTCGAGGCCCAGCTGGCCCATCGCCTCGGTGAACTCGAGGGAGCCAGCGCTTTCCAGCACGCCGCCCAGGAGATCTTCCTGCTGAATGATCTCGACGGCGACGGCTGCATCACCCGTGAAGAGTGGCTCGGCAGCGATGCGGTGTTCGACGCCCTCGACACCGACCATGACGGTCGGCTGATGCCCGCCGATGTACGCGGCGGCCTCGGAGCCGCCCTGGCCATCAGCGGTTCTTAA
- a CDS encoding Crp/Fnr family transcriptional regulator encodes MNALDTMRALASQGEVLDVAAGEPIFSSGETGDCMFGVLEGSVELSWNDESSQEIIQAGDVFGAGALVTPEHRRYGNAKALSPCKLLVMNREKFLFAVQESPMFAIELLGSIDKRLRQLKDCTRFS; translated from the coding sequence TTGAACGCTCTCGACACCATGCGTGCCCTGGCGAGCCAGGGCGAGGTGCTGGATGTTGCCGCCGGTGAACCGATCTTCAGTTCCGGTGAAACCGGCGACTGCATGTTCGGTGTGCTTGAAGGCAGTGTGGAACTGAGCTGGAACGATGAGAGCAGCCAGGAAATCATCCAGGCGGGTGATGTGTTCGGAGCGGGCGCCTTGGTGACACCGGAGCACCGGCGTTACGGCAATGCCAAGGCCCTCAGCCCCTGCAAGCTGCTGGTGATGAACCGCGAAAAATTCCTGTTCGCCGTTCAGGAATCACCGATGTTTGCCATCGAACTGCTCGGTTCGATTGACAAGCGCCTGCGGCAACTCAAGGACTGCACCCGCTTCAGTTAG
- a CDS encoding NAD(P)/FAD-dependent oxidoreductase, whose protein sequence is MSAAQLFDVIVVGAGAAGAASAYHLAARGHRVLILEAQSMPRRKPCGGGMAASVQRWFPFDLSPAVDQVIEQVRFTWCLEDPVTAVLPGDAPFWIVQRSRLDQFITQQAVAAGAELLDGAPAETISRDGDHWCVDVAGDRYRSRAVVVADGSSSRFAGQLSLANPRPRFASAVAVEVDTPVVEPNTARFEFGLVKHGFCWAFPRQGGYSIGVGSFIGNSAVDADGVLAQLLPSLGLSPDAGTRVASPLRVWDGHYPLHATGGVVAVGDAASLCDPFLAEGLRPALLSGVRSAEALDRYLAADDSRQADQALQGYSQTMRQQWGESMAWGRRIAQVFYRVPKVGYQLGIKRPTAPQRIAQILSGEMGYGDIAQRVIKRLLFQRG, encoded by the coding sequence GTGAGCGCAGCTCAGCTGTTTGATGTGATCGTGGTCGGTGCTGGTGCCGCAGGCGCCGCATCGGCCTATCACCTGGCGGCCCGTGGCCATCGGGTGCTGATCCTGGAGGCCCAATCCATGCCCCGCCGCAAACCCTGTGGTGGCGGGATGGCGGCGTCGGTGCAGCGCTGGTTCCCCTTTGATCTCAGCCCGGCGGTGGATCAGGTGATTGAGCAGGTGCGCTTCACCTGGTGCCTCGAGGATCCGGTGACGGCCGTGCTGCCCGGCGATGCACCGTTCTGGATTGTGCAGCGCTCTCGCCTTGATCAATTCATCACGCAACAGGCCGTTGCCGCCGGCGCTGAACTGCTCGATGGCGCTCCCGCAGAGACGATCAGTCGGGACGGCGACCATTGGTGTGTGGATGTCGCTGGTGACCGCTACCGCAGCCGTGCGGTGGTGGTGGCCGATGGCTCTAGCTCGCGTTTTGCAGGCCAGCTCAGCTTGGCTAATCCCCGCCCCCGCTTCGCCAGTGCCGTGGCGGTGGAGGTGGATACCCCGGTGGTTGAACCGAACACGGCTCGCTTTGAATTCGGCCTGGTGAAGCACGGCTTCTGCTGGGCCTTCCCTCGCCAGGGTGGTTACAGCATCGGCGTGGGCAGCTTCATCGGCAACAGCGCTGTGGATGCCGATGGCGTGCTGGCCCAGCTGCTGCCCAGCCTCGGGCTGAGCCCAGATGCCGGCACACGGGTTGCCTCACCACTGCGGGTGTGGGATGGCCACTACCCCCTGCATGCCACCGGCGGCGTGGTGGCGGTGGGTGATGCTGCTTCGCTCTGTGATCCCTTTCTGGCCGAAGGCTTGCGCCCAGCTCTGCTCAGTGGTGTGCGCAGCGCTGAAGCCCTCGATCGCTATCTGGCGGCAGACGATTCCCGCCAAGCGGATCAGGCGCTGCAGGGGTATAGCCAGACCATGCGCCAGCAATGGGGCGAATCGATGGCCTGGGGCCGTCGCATTGCCCAGGTGTTTTACCGGGTGCCGAAGGTGGGCTATCAGCTCGGCATCAAGCGACCCACCGCTCCCCAGCGCATTGCCCAGATCCTCTCCGGCGAGATGGGCTACGGCGATATCGCCCAGCGGGTGATTAAGCGCCTGCTGTTCCAGCGCGGCTAA
- the frr gene encoding ribosome recycling factor, whose amino-acid sequence MELEASMRKSVDSTQRTFNTIRTGRANASLLDKIQVEYYGADTPLKSLATISTPDSSTIQLQPFDASSLSLIEKAISMSDLGLTCNNDGKVIRINIPPLTEDRRKDLCKLAAKYAEEGKVALRNIRRDAIDKVKKQEKEGEFSEDQSRDEQDKVQKLTDKFIAEIEKLLAEKEADILKV is encoded by the coding sequence ATGGAACTCGAAGCCAGCATGCGCAAGTCGGTGGATTCCACCCAGCGCACCTTCAACACCATCCGCACCGGCCGGGCCAATGCCTCCCTGCTCGACAAGATCCAGGTGGAGTACTACGGCGCCGATACGCCCCTGAAATCGCTGGCCACCATCAGCACGCCCGATTCCTCAACGATTCAGCTGCAGCCCTTTGATGCCAGCTCGCTGTCGTTGATTGAGAAAGCGATTTCGATGAGCGATCTGGGCCTCACCTGCAACAACGACGGCAAGGTGATCCGCATCAACATTCCCCCCCTCACCGAGGATCGCCGGAAGGATCTCTGCAAGCTCGCCGCCAAGTACGCCGAAGAGGGCAAGGTGGCGCTGCGCAACATTCGCCGCGATGCCATCGACAAGGTGAAGAAGCAGGAGAAAGAAGGCGAGTTCTCGGAAGATCAGAGCCGCGACGAACAGGACAAGGTGCAGAAGCTCACCGATAAGTTCATCGCTGAGATCGAGAAGCTGCTGGCTGAGAAGGAAGCCGACATCCTCAAGGTGTGA